The sequence CTAGCATTGCCACATCTAATTGATCAAATAGTCCCTTCAGGATTACAAGGTTTTGTTATAATTGGTTTACTTGCATCAGTCATGTCTACTGCTGATTCTGATTTAAATGTTACTTCAATCGCTCTAGTAAAAGACTTGTTAAGCCCTATTTTTAAAGTACAAAATCAAAAAAAATTATTGTTAATTGCTAGAATGGCTAATGTTATAATCGGAAGTTTTGCTATAATCATTGCTTTAAAATTCAATAATGTAATTGATCTAGTAGTGTTTATTACCGGGTTTTGGGGACCAATAATATTAGTGCCTCTAATATTTGCCCTGTTCAACGTTATTATCACACCAAGAATGATGATTTTATGTGGATTAAGTGGAGCTACATCTTTCCTCATTTGGACATATTTTCTTGCTAATAATTTTAGACTAAAGGGGGTCTTTGTTGGTACTATGTGCAGTTTGCTAGTCTTTTGTATAGGATTACTCGGGAAAAAGCTAAGTTATGTTACAAAACTCTAAACTTATCGGCAGTGATTTAATAAAATCTCATCTGGAGAGTGTACCCAACCTTCCTGGAGTCTATAAAATGCTGAAAGCTGATCGGCAAGTTATATATATCGGCAAAGCTAAGAATCTAAAAAAACGTCTTACTAACTATATTAAAACTGATCTCGATAATAAAACAATACGGATGATCTCTCTAACCCATTATTTAGAGTATAATGTTACTAATTCCGAGATTGAAGCCTTATTACTTGAAGCCCAATTAATTAAAAAATTCCAACCTAAGTTTAATATATTACTTAAAGATGACAAATCTTTTCCCTATATAAAATTACGTTTAGATGTTGATTACCCGCAATTAATTAAATATAGAGGAAAGAACTTATCTGGTGGCGAGTTTTTTGGTCCGTTTGTTTCCTCAGAGCAAGTAGATACTACCTTAAAAGAATTACAGAAAATTTTTAAACTACGTTCTTGTAGTGATAATTATTTTAACAATCGTAAACGCCCTTGTTTACAATACCAAATTGGTAGATGTTCTGCCCCATGTGTTAGCAAAATCAGTAAAGAAGATTATAGCGAACTAGTATACCAAGTAAAAAATTTCTTAAATGGTAAAACTAAGGAACTACAAAAAACTTTATCACAAAAAATGGAAGAATTAAGTATACAATTACGTTTTGAAGAAGCTGCCGAAATACGAGACCGAATAAAGGCACTGAGTTATATCCAATTAAAATCAACCTTATCCAGTAGTTCTATAAAAAATGCTGATGTTATAGCTATTGTTGAAAAAAATAATTATTACTGTATCCAACTATTTGTATATAGATTCGGTCAATCTTACGGGAATATACCTTATTTCCCAATTCACACTGAAGAAAGCAATAAAGCAGAAATACTAACACAATTTATCAATCAATTTTATCAAACTGCTCAGATTCCTGATGAGATAATTATAAATCATCCTATCATTGATCTAGAATTGGTAACCAAAGCTATTAGACAATTGAGTGGAAATAGTAAATTATCTATTACGTTTCCCACCCATGGTAATAAGGTTAATTTGTTAGAAAATGCTGAATTCAATGCCCAATTATCAGTTAACCAACATTTAAAACAATTTGCTAAAAATCAAATAATCTTTCAACAAATACAACAATTATTCGACCTACCTGCTATACCAGACAGAATTGAAGTTTATGATAATAGTCATATTATGGGAACATTTGCCGTAGGTAGTATGGTTGTTGCTAACCAATCGGGATTTGATAAAAAAGAATATAGAATTTTTAATATATCTATTCCCCAAGGCGATGATTATGAGATGTTAAGAATCGTTCTAACAAGAAGATTAACCAAGTTAAAATATGACACCAATTCTTCAAAGCATTTGAGTATACCTAGTTTAATGATTATAGACGGAGGTAAGGGACACTTATCAGTAGTACAAAAAATAATGAAAGAATTTGATCTTAAAATTCCATTTGTTTGTATGTCAAAAGGACCTGACAGAAATGCTGGATGCGAACAGTTCCATATACCAAGTAAAGAGACTTTTACAATCGATAAGAATCTTCCAATAATGAAATATTTACAGATTTTACGGGATGAAGCACATAATTTTGCTATAAGAAATCATAGGCTACGCCGTTCCAAAGCCATTAAAGTTTCTAGTTTAGATGCCATAAGTTCAATTGGTGTCATCCGGAAAAAAGCCTTGTTACATTATTTTGGCTCATATAAAGCAATATGTGACGCCACTATTGATGAATTATCTAAAGTAAATGGTATAAGCCAAACTCTTGCAAAAAATATTTTTACCTCATTACATAATAACCTTTTATGATACTTGCAAATTGTGTTTATTGATTCTAAATTGTGCTTCAATTACCCACAATTTGCCATATTTGCCAATAGAATATAAAGTAGTCCTGACGCAAAAAATCAGTGTAACTAATATATTTGAGTTATTAATGGGAGTGCAATCTTCAATTTTAAGACATACAACAACAGGTGATCTGTATAGGCTACTAGGCAACATGAAAAACGAGGCCAAATGCAAGGAAAAAATAATACTTGACGTTCATGAATTGGGAGTAATGTTAGCTATATCCCCTTTCCCATAGGGCGGGTATTGTTCTTGAACACAGGAGATATAGAAGGGCGACAAGATGTAGCGGGGAGAACTGTACTAGTACTAGCAATCGCTTTTCTTAGACCATTAGTTTTTTCCTTGATTTGTTCGACAATATTCATTGTTTTTGCATGTTCCGCACGTAATTTTGCTCCCATATCGTTAGAACTCTCAGTAGGAAAAATCCTCTCACCCTTTGCCATTTTTGTTAAATTATCTACAATAAAAGGTCCACAATCTTTATCATTTTTTTGTTGTTCAATCTTTAAATCAACGATTTTAGCGTTATTAGGACAAACTTCTTTAATCATTGCTAGTAATTCTGGTCTGTTATCTATCTCCGTTCCCTTAGGATCATTATAGGTAAATACTATTTTATTATCCTGATCCTTAGTGATTGCTAAACTAACCCAGTGTTCATGCCCAGTGTTAAGAGGTATAATGACGACCTCCTTACCACCTGCAGTTAAATCACTAACAGCATACTTAAAAGTCTCCTTTAATAACTCCTTCTCTTGCAAGGAAGCATGAGTAATAACAGAAACTTTTGTTTGATCTACCGATGCTTTTAACAAATTGCCAATATCATCTTCATTATATAAATAATCTGATCTAGTTAAGTCGCTGCCCTTTGGTGTTGCATGTACTGTCCTATCCTGTTTCGTTGATATCGTATTACTCCCTTTACTTGTCATCTGCTTAAAAGTATTGATAACTCTCTTAATAACATTCTCTAGTTTATATTCGTTTAGACGCTCTTGCATATCCTGAACAGTTACGCTGTTAATGCCACGAACAGCCTCCCTCTGCTTAACTTCAGCGGCAATATCGTAACTTTTCCCCTGACCTTGACCTAATGGAATACAGCCATTAGTAAGGCTCTCGATTGCATATCCTTGTTGCACAGTATATTTAGCTTGTTTGGTAATATTTTGCAGTTTCTGCGAATTAGATAGGTCAAAATATATATCAACAGGATTTATTTCTATTTTACCAATATCTTTTTGAAATTGTTGAGATAATTGGGATATATAATTCTCTAGTTTTTTAGCCCCACCAACTTTATCTTGTAAAATTTCTTCAACTTCTAGACGAATACCTGATTGTTGATCTTCATTACTAATCCCAAATTTGCTTGCAATAATATTGGTTACATCATCAATAGATGCAGGATTGCTAGCTATAATTACCCTAGTATTACCTAATTCTTTTGCCGCATCCACTACCTCATTCAATTTTTCTTTATTAGGCAGTTTTCCTGACAACAATATATTAGGGGGTCTTTTTAGAATCTCCGACTCTATTAAATTACTAACTTGCATAGATTGGATGTGCGAAGTTTTTTCTTTTAGCACATGATTTTTATCCACAGCACTAACTTGGTCATTAGCATTGGCAAAAAACACATGGTTAACATTGCTAAGAAGAGGTTTCCAGTTAGTTTGGACATCTTGATTTTGTGCATTGTAATTACTAAAGGTTAAACAAACATTAATACCCAAGTTTTTTAACTCCGTTAAATCATTCTCATCAAACAACGGTTTTTCCATGTTTGAATTAAATTGTATATTAAGTAGGGGGGTTTTTTTCATTCGTTCAGCTTGATCCAATATTTCACTTACTATAAGGTTCTTATCTAGTTTACCATCTTGCATGTGGGGTTTAAGCTCAATAGTTGATATTGCTGAGCTAAGTTTAGACATGTTAGTATTCTGATGAATCTCTTGGCTTTCATTGCTACCACCAATATTAAATAACACTATATTATTTTCTCCTTCCTTGGCTAATGTCATATGTATCTCTAATTAACTATAATATCTAATATTGCTAGTTTAAACTAAAAAACTAGTAAGGTCAATTCTTCAGAGCAAAACAGTGTATTAGTTGTATAATAATCTCACTCACTTCAATAATATACTATTATAAACATGCACTAATATATTATTTATTGGTAGAGTTGATTAAATGGTAATAGTAATTGGCTATAAAAAATAATATAGGTGAAAATAATGCATTGGAATGATGTTGACGAAATTGCTATGAGTTTAGAAGAAAATTATCCGGATGAAGATATATCTGAATTAACACTAAAAGATATTGAGGACTTGATAAAATCATTGAGTGATTTTGATGACCATGAAATTGAAACAAATAAAGAAGTGTTAAAAGAAATTCTTGAAGCTTGGAAAGAAATTAAAGATAGTAATTTTAAGAATTAGTAGCATAGTATGGCATTTATAAAGTCATAGAAAAACAGCCTAGCACTATTAGCGAGAAGCCACTTTGGTGGTGACGAAGCAATCTAGAAAACTTATAATTAGATTGCTTCGTCGAGCTTTATGCACTCCTTGCATTTTTTAGTAGTTCCATACATGTGTTAATATGTTGTAGTTACGCTTATTTTTATAAAGATTTTATCTAGTAATGTTAAGAAAATGTCATACATTACTATATTGACCTGTTAGAGAACTATTAATAATATTTAATAATATAAGATTTACTAAAAATTATTTTTATTTTTTCTCATTATTTAAATATACTTAGTTTATAATTTAAAAGATTGATAAACTGATAAAATGAATAAATTTGAAAAATAAACAACTAACTTTGGTGTATCTATGGATAAAATTCTTCAATCAAGCAGAAAGGTATTACATACTCAAACTCACCTAACAAGCAAGCAAAAATCCTCTGTTAGCTTACTTTTGGTAGGTACATGTCTAGAGTATTTTGACCTTATGCTCTATATACATTTAGCAATCCTCTTAAATGATCTATTTTTCCCTAAAACTGATCCACAAGCCGCCTCACTCCTAGCGGCTTTGACTTTCTGTTTAACATATATATTCAGACCTGTTGGTGCCCTTATATTTGGTTATATAGGGGATCATATTGGTTATAAAACTACGATTGTTATAACAACTTTTATGATGGCTACTTCATGTTTTACTATAGCGGTTTTACCTACTTACGAACAAATAGGTATTATATCTACTTGGGTGATTATAATATGTCGAATTATTCAAGGAGTGTCTTCCGTAGGAGAAATAATAGGATCAGAACTTTATCTAAATGAACTTACAAAGCCCCCCATCCAATACCCGGTCATATCGCTAGTTTCAATTTCTACTATCATAGGAGGAGTAGTAGCGCTTGGTATATCATCTCTTAGCACTTCATTTGGCTTCAGTTGGAGGATGGCTTTTTGGATAGGTACAATAATTGCCGTTATTGGTATAATAGCTAGGACACATCTTAAAGAAACAGCAAGCTTGATAAAGAAAAAGGCATTATTAACAAACTCTATTCAACCAACAAGAGCTAATATAAAAACAATGTTAGCCTATTTCTTTATACAGTGTGGATGGCCCATATGCTTCTATTTTGCCTATATCCATTGTAGTAATATTTTAAAAAACTCTTATGGTTACACAGCAGTGTCAGTAATTCATCATAATTTTATTCTTTCAGTGATAACTCTGGGGGGCTATTTAATCTTTGTTTATTTAAGCTACAAAGTATATCCGTTACTAATTCTTAAGATAAGATTAGCAATATTCTGTATTTTTGTTATTAGTTGTCCTTGGTTATTAGACCATTATAACACACCCTCTGCTATACTTATGATACAATTAATTACTGTAGTGTTTGGTTGCTATACCATGCCAGCTGATGCAATTTTTTTCCGGCATATTCCTATTTTTAAACGATGTACTCATGTTAGTTTATCTTTTACTTTATCTCGTACTTTAATGCATCTTATTGCTGCTTTCGGTCTTGTACACCTAATAAAGTATTTTGGTAATTATGGGTTATTATTTCTCATGATTCCAATAAGTTTAGGGTTTACTTTTGGAATTTATCACTTTGAAAAGTTAGAAAAACAAGCCGGTTATTATTAATCTAGTAAGTTATGTAGTTGCTCTACCAACTAAAGTCTAGAAAAACATAGAATATGTTATATTTCTAGACTTTTGACGGGGAAGCTACCTCATGGTATCCTACAATTTTGAGATAGTGGAGAAGAAAGGTTGATTTAGAGCGGTGTGAAGTAGTATAAGGTAGGTATTTTGGAAATAAAATGCATCATATACTACACTTCAAGAATTTATTTTATATATAGAGGGAAATAAATCAAGATTAAAATGTTTGGTTGGTATGGTAATTAGTTTGTTAACAGGCAGTTCAATTTATCAAAAAGGTTTAGCACTTGGTATTTTAGGTGATGCTAAAGCAACGTCAAAAACTCATAGAATTTATCGTTTTTTAAAAGATTTTAATTTTGATTATATGAATGTTGATTCCTTGCTATTAAGCTTTGTTAACAGCAATTATCTTTTATCTAAATTTTCAAAAAAATAAAAATATTTATCTAAATAACAAAACAACGTTTTTGTTGAATAAGTTTATGGCATACTTCAAGTAGTTTACGCATGCATGCAACTATAGCAACCTTTTTAGGTTTAAAATTGTTAACAAGCCTATCATATAAAGCTTTCAAATATTGAAAACCATTTTTGACACCGTTTTTACCAGCCAATACCGCCATATATAAAGCATATCGTGGTATTTTTCTGCCACCTCTAATAAATCTTCGTCCTTGCTTATTACCACTATCACGGGCATAAGGAGCTATCCCTACAATTGCTGACAATTCATTACTACTATAATTTTTATTCCCTAATTCAGGTAAAAAACTAATTAGTTTTTTAGCTACGCATTTACCAATACCAGGCACACTCTCTAATATTTTTACCTTCTCTTTCAACTCTTCTGACTCATCTATTACTTCACTTAATTTTTTATCAAGCTCAGCTATTTCATTCTGTAAAAATTTAATGAGCTTTTCTATACTCTTTTTATCAATACCATCAATACTATGATGTAGCCTCTTCTTTTCATTGCTAAGCATTAATACTAAATCTTCTCGCCTTTGCTGATATCTCTTCAAAGTATCGGATTCAACTTGATATAAATAATTAGCTGAAAGCTGCATCTTATCGCCATAATATGCTAATTTAAATGCGTCCTTCTTATCAGTTTTACACAAATTCACCGATTTACTAATGAATTAAAGCTATATGTATTGACTTTATGTACCTGTTGTTTATTATTATACAATTTTTGGCAAATATCCGCTTCATAACCTCCAGTAGGTTCACATACTATTAGCTTAATTTCTTGTTCTTTTGTTAATTTTATCAGTTCTTCATGCCCTAACTTATCGTTGGAAAAACGATTATATATCGGTTTATTGTTAGACTCATATAAACATATATCTAACCATTTTTTACTTACATCTAGACCTATTATTTTACTCATGATATAATCTCCTTCATCTTATTGTGCAAGGCTGCTGTTTCCAGCACCTTCTGCAATTTGTTCAAAGCAAACTTTGTAAGAGGGTACTTATTCTGTTTACGACTATTTCAGTCCAGTGTCTATCAAGTCACCCTCTTACAATTACTTATATCATAATTTAAAGATATAAGTGTCTAATAATAGAAAGCAATAAATTATAAAAATGAATGGTTGTCATCGCGAGCCACGAAGTGGCGTGGCGATCCAAATAAACAGCTAGTACTACAGTTGTAGATTGAGTAAATTCTCTAACCGTCATTACGAGAAGCCACTTTAGGCGACGAAGCAATCCAAAAGTTGCAACAGCACACTGTTTATTTGGATCGCCACGCCACTTCGTGGCTCGCGATGACGGTTGTTCATTCTTATAACCTAGCGCTACAGTTGTAAACTGAATAAATTATGGAAAATTTGAGGGCTTTTTTTATAATATGGTTTCTAGTTTTTGAAATCTACAACTGTAGTACTAGCTAGTTTTATTTTTTGCCGCTGCAACTTCTGGATTGCCACGTCACAGCTTTGCTGCTCCTCGCAATGACGTTTATGCATTTTCTAAAACAAATTCTTCTATCATTAGTTGCGACTTTTAAATCTCCCTGAGTCTAATATTAAGATAAATTATAATTGGCAAATTAATCAGTAAAATAGATAAATATTTTACTGATTAGGTCATTATTGCTATTAGTGATATGGAATATTTAGTGTATTATTGAACTATTAGAACTGCTGGATTATAGGACTAGTTTAGCCTATCATTTATCCAAATATTCTATTATTGTTATTGGATTATGTTTAAGTAGAGGAGAAAACTATGATGAAAGATATCTGTAAAAAAGTTAAATGTATCATATGCTTGCTTATATATGTTATGGTCACTTGGGTTATCGCAAAATTTATACTTATATCAACATTCCCGGATGATGGTCAATGTCACTGCTCCGAGACTCCAACGTTGTTGCATTATATTTTGGCTTTGATCGTAACTACAGCACCAGTGATAACGTATGTATGCACAAGAAATCGTAAGACAAAAGCAAAATCTGATAGTAAAAAATTATGATTGGTAAATTAAAAGGTAAAATAGATGCATGTTTTAATGATTATGTCATTATTGATGTTAGTGGTGTGGGATATTTAGTGTATTGTAGTAGTAAAACGCTGAATAAATTAGTCGTTAATGAGTTTTGTCAATTATTTATTGAAACGCATGTGAGAGAAGATCATATCAATCTTTATGGATTTTTATCTCTAGAAGAGAAATTTATTTTTAATTTATTACAATCAGTAAACGGCATTGGGACAAAGATGGCATTAGCTATTTTATCAAATTTATCACCTGAGCAAATCCAATCAGCGATAGCCAGGCGGGATAAAGAAGCTTTTAAAGTCGTTTCCGGTGTTGGACTAAAATTGGCTGAACGAATTATTATAGAGCTAAAAGATAAAGCCGTAACTAACCTTGCTAACAATCTTTCCATCAATAAGGATGATAGTGACTTAGCTAATGATGCTACATTAGCTTTAACCTCACTTGGGGTTAATAAAACTGAAGCATATAACTTAGTACAGGAAATTATTGCAAATAATCCTGAACTCTCTATTAACGAGCTAATTAAACTTGCATTAAAGGCGCGTAGTTCCAATGTCTAAAAATATTTTATCAGCTGATATACTTCCAAGCGATCAAGAGTTCTCTCTACGCCCTAGCTACTTAAAAGAATTCGTTGGACAGCAACAAATTAAAGAGAATTTATCTATTTTCATCCAAGCAGCTAAAAATAGGGCTGAACATTTAGATCATACCTTATTTTATGGTCCTCCGGGACTTGGTAAAACCACTCTTGCCCAAATTATTTCTAAAGAAATGGGAGTAAATTTTAAATCTACCTCAGGTCCTGCTATATCCAAAGCAGCTGACCTAGCTGCTATACTCACTAACTTACAAGATAATGATGTGTTATTTATTGATGAAATTCACCGTCTTAGCACAAATATTGAAGAAGTATTGTACCAAGCAATGGAAGATTTCGCTTTAGATATAGTTATTGGTGAAGGACCAGCAGCAAGATCAGTAAAAATCAATCTACCTAATTTTACTTTAGTTGGAGCAACTACTAGACTAGGTCTATTAAGCAACCCTTTAAGAGATAGATTCGGTATACCCTTGCGTCTACATTTTTATAATGTGGATGAATTAAAGCTTGTTTTAAGTAGAGCTAGTAAATTGCTGGAAATTAATGTAACCGATGGTGCGTTAGAAGAAATAGCAGGGCGTAGTAGAGGAACTCCAAGAATTGCCCTTAGGCTAATTAGACGGGTGAGAGATTTCGCTTCCGTCGAAGATCAGCTAGAAATTGATAGAAATATTGCCAATATCTCACTAAATCGATTAGAAGTTGACAAAATAGGTTTAGACAGTAATGATTATAGATACTTAAAATTTATAGCGGATAATTATGGCGGAGGACCGGTTGGTATAGAGACCATTGCAGCAGCTTTATCAGAACAACGCGATGCTGTTGAAGAAACTATCGAACCCTATCTAATACAAATAGGGTTATTACAACGCACCCCAAGAGGTAGGGTTATTACTAAAAATGCTTTTGACCATCTTGGAATAGACTTCCTGCATAAGTCAATCTAGTTGGTGATTTTGTCGTCGAAACTCGCCCTAGTGCCTCACGTACGTTTATGTACGCTACGGTACTCGGCTTCGTTTCTTCTAAAAACCCCGAGGGCTTTTTTGACTTATGCAAGAAGTCTAATATATAACTAACTCGAGAAGGTTTTAGCCATAGCAAACTGGCGTCGTTGCGAGGAGGCGTAAGGCTACGAAGCAATCCATTTCTAATCACTTTTTTGGATTGCTTCGTCGACCTACGGTCTTTCTCGCAATGACAATGGGTGAAAATACTTCTGTCATTGCGAGACCACGTAAGTGGTCGTGGCAATCTACTTCATTTGGATTGCTTCGTCGCCACTAAAGCAGCTCCTCGCAATGACGTTTGGCTCTTGTGTACTCCTCACTAATAAACAGAGTAGTGATAGTCGGGGTTAGCTATATGTTTTTAACCAAACTAAAAGATACTTAAGAGAGAAATATTATATGCAAAAAGCTTTAACTTTTATAATTGCTGCAGCAATTATTTACTCTATTGTACAAATGAAAATGCAATCTCCACCTGAGGAGAACGCCCCTAAGGTTCAGACAACTAACGAAGCAGAAAGTGCTAACAATACTAGTACTGGCACTCCTGAACAACCAAATATACCATTAACTGGTAATTTCCTTGAAAAAACTGTTTCAAAAGTTTTGATCAATTCTCTTAAAACAGAAGAAGGTCGATTATTCTTTGAAAATTTACTACAACCAACAAACAAACCTATTACTGATGGTAAATATACTATAGAGGTTAATAGAGATTTAATTCAGCCAATGTTTAAGATTAACAGCTTTGGTAATGGGACTGCTGGTCCAGCCACTTGTGGTCATGTAGTCACATTGCGTTATCAATTATTGGATATTAATAATAATTTACTTAGCGAAAATACTAAAACCTTTACACTTGGTTCTCGAACAATTATGCCAGGAATTGATTCTGTAGTAGTAGGGATGATGGTTGGACAAACTAGACAAGCTATACTTCCCGCAAAATATGTATATTCTAATGAAAAGAATAAAGAGTATGATTCAGCTTACAGGGTTAATATTGTCTTAAATTCGATATTACCTAATAATTTTGTTAATAGTCATGAAGTAAAGATATTTGATGATGAAGTAGCTTATAGAATGCCGTTACTATGTGGAGATAAAGTAGGAGTTGATGCAAAGATTACTAAATTATCGAATGGGCAGGTGCTTTTTGATTCAGTACAAGAAGGTAAAAAACTAGATATAAAAATTGGTGATATTAGTTATCCATTAATTATGTCATATGTTCTGCATGGTAAAGTACCAGTTGGCACTAGGACGGTAATTGCCAAAGGTAAGTTATTTAAAGCACTTGGTTCTAATATCAATAGAATGCTTAATCAAAGTAAGATTCCTATGGATGAATATTTGATGCTGGAATTAACAAATTTTCAAACAGAATAATTGAGGAAGAAAAATGCACGATACTAATTACCATACTAAAAGAGCAACTGTACCAGCTCTTGAAGAATTATTATTTAAACCCATAAAAGTACTAGACCATGGTTTTATCAGGGTTATTGATTATATGGGTGATGATGGTAGCATAGTACAAGCAGCACGAGTATCGTATGGCAAAGGGACAAAACAACTAAGCCAAGATAAAGGCTTAATTAATTACCTAATGCGTCATAAACATACCACGCCATTTGAAATGTGTGATATCAAATTTCATATTAAACTACCTATTTTCGTTGCAAGACAATGGATACGTCATAGAACTGCTAGTGTTAATGAATATTCAGCTAGATATTCTATATTAGGAAATGAATTTTATTTACCGGAAAAACAGAATCTTGCTGCTCAATCTACAACAAATAAGCAAGGAAGAAGTGATGAAGAAATTCCAGAAAAAATTGCAGATAAAGTATTAGTGCTACTGGAAAAAGATGCTAAAATATGCTATCAGCATTATACTGAAATGATGAACCAGGATGAACATGGGAATATTATCGATGAAGATACCATAGGTATTACTAGGGAACTTGCAAGAATGAATTTAACCTTAAACTATTATACAGAATGGTATTGGAAAATTAATTTGCATAACCTATTAAATTTCCTACTACTCCGAGCCGATTCTCATGCCCAATATGAAATCAGAGTATATGCAGAAAAGATGCTAGAAATAGTGAAAGATTGGGTACCTTTTACTTATGATGCTTTTAAGGAATATAGGCTAGAAGGTAATAATATTTCTAAAAAGGGACTGGAGGTTATAAAAAGACTAATTAATAAGGAAGATGTCACACTAGAGTCTAGTGGTATGACCAAAAGAGAATGGGATGAATTAATGCAAGTTATTGGAAAGTAAAATAAAGAAGGGAAAAGCTAACACAAATAGTACTTTGCGGCTCTGTGCAAAAAAGTGTGTGTGAGCCAAGAAAAGCATAGTACCCTACAATTTTGAGATAGTGGAGAAGATGGTAAGATAGTATTAGAGGATTTAGCTCAAATGAGTGGTATATATCGGAGCAACTTTGTTCGGCAAGAAAGTGATTACACTGCCTTTCTTGAAGGGCACCTAAGCTTTGTTCCTATATATCTGCTCACAAGCTTCAGAAGACGATGGTATTAATAATATCGATGGTGCTAAAAATGAGTAGTATTTTAAAATAATAAAAGATATTTTTAAAAAAGACAAAGATTCTTTACAATGAGGTTAACTTATGAGTGACAAAACACTAGTATCGTTGGACTATGCGATTAAATATCTACTCAAGAATAAAGGTGACTACGAGATAGTCGAGGGCTTTATCTCTGCAATACTTCAAGATGCTGGCTATCCAGCAGTAAAAGTTACTAACTTGCTTGATGGTGAAAGTAATAAAGAAAGTGAGGAGCTAAAGCAAAGTGTTGCTGACGTTATTGTTGAAGACCAACAAGGTCATAAGTATATTGTTGAAATAGATAGCTACTATGCTGGTTACTTTTTGCATAAAGCTTGCTTTAATACTAGCCGGTTGATTGTCGATACTATTCGTGCTAGTCAGGATTATACTAGTATCAAGAAAATATTTCATATCAACTTAATATATTTTGCTTATGCAAATATGAAATCGCCTATATATCACGGTCAGACTATTTTTAAAGAAATAGAACACGAGTCATCTAGAAAATTACGCAGTATTGATAAATATAATAAGCTAGTTGACGTTCATAATTTATTTCCAGAATATTTTATTATTTCTGTACCA comes from Candidatus Tisiphia endosymbiont of Nemotelus nigrinus and encodes:
- the uvrC gene encoding excinuclease ABC subunit UvrC, translated to MLQNSKLIGSDLIKSHLESVPNLPGVYKMLKADRQVIYIGKAKNLKKRLTNYIKTDLDNKTIRMISLTHYLEYNVTNSEIEALLLEAQLIKKFQPKFNILLKDDKSFPYIKLRLDVDYPQLIKYRGKNLSGGEFFGPFVSSEQVDTTLKELQKIFKLRSCSDNYFNNRKRPCLQYQIGRCSAPCVSKISKEDYSELVYQVKNFLNGKTKELQKTLSQKMEELSIQLRFEEAAEIRDRIKALSYIQLKSTLSSSSIKNADVIAIVEKNNYYCIQLFVYRFGQSYGNIPYFPIHTEESNKAEILTQFINQFYQTAQIPDEIIINHPIIDLELVTKAIRQLSGNSKLSITFPTHGNKVNLLENAEFNAQLSVNQHLKQFAKNQIIFQQIQQLFDLPAIPDRIEVYDNSHIMGTFAVGSMVVANQSGFDKKEYRIFNISIPQGDDYEMLRIVLTRRLTKLKYDTNSSKHLSIPSLMIIDGGKGHLSVVQKIMKEFDLKIPFVCMSKGPDRNAGCEQFHIPSKETFTIDKNLPIMKYLQILRDEAHNFAIRNHRLRRSKAIKVSSLDAISSIGVIRKKALLHYFGSYKAICDATIDELSKVNGISQTLAKNIFTSLHNNLL
- a CDS encoding Ulp1 family isopeptidase — encoded protein: MTLAKEGENNIVLFNIGGSNESQEIHQNTNMSKLSSAISTIELKPHMQDGKLDKNLIVSEILDQAERMKKTPLLNIQFNSNMEKPLFDENDLTELKNLGINVCLTFSNYNAQNQDVQTNWKPLLSNVNHVFFANANDQVSAVDKNHVLKEKTSHIQSMQVSNLIESEILKRPPNILLSGKLPNKEKLNEVVDAAKELGNTRVIIASNPASIDDVTNIIASKFGISNEDQQSGIRLEVEEILQDKVGGAKKLENYISQLSQQFQKDIGKIEINPVDIYFDLSNSQKLQNITKQAKYTVQQGYAIESLTNGCIPLGQGQGKSYDIAAEVKQREAVRGINSVTVQDMQERLNEYKLENVIKRVINTFKQMTSKGSNTISTKQDRTVHATPKGSDLTRSDYLYNEDDIGNLLKASVDQTKVSVITHASLQEKELLKETFKYAVSDLTAGGKEVVIIPLNTGHEHWVSLAITKDQDNKIVFTYNDPKGTEIDNRPELLAMIKEVCPNNAKIVDLKIEQQKNDKDCGPFIVDNLTKMAKGERIFPTESSNDMGAKLRAEHAKTMNIVEQIKEKTNGLRKAIASTSTVLPATSCRPSISPVFKNNTRPMGKGI
- the iscX gene encoding Fe-S cluster assembly protein IscX, with the protein product MHWNDVDEIAMSLEENYPDEDISELTLKDIEDLIKSLSDFDDHEIETNKEVLKEILEAWKEIKDSNFKN
- a CDS encoding MFS transporter, translated to MDKILQSSRKVLHTQTHLTSKQKSSVSLLLVGTCLEYFDLMLYIHLAILLNDLFFPKTDPQAASLLAALTFCLTYIFRPVGALIFGYIGDHIGYKTTIVITTFMMATSCFTIAVLPTYEQIGIISTWVIIICRIIQGVSSVGEIIGSELYLNELTKPPIQYPVISLVSISTIIGGVVALGISSLSTSFGFSWRMAFWIGTIIAVIGIIARTHLKETASLIKKKALLTNSIQPTRANIKTMLAYFFIQCGWPICFYFAYIHCSNILKNSYGYTAVSVIHHNFILSVITLGGYLIFVYLSYKVYPLLILKIRLAIFCIFVISCPWLLDHYNTPSAILMIQLITVVFGCYTMPADAIFFRHIPIFKRCTHVSLSFTLSRTLMHLIAAFGLVHLIKYFGNYGLLFLMIPISLGFTFGIYHFEKLEKQAGYY
- a CDS encoding transposase, encoding MNLCKTDKKDAFKLAYYGDKMQLSANYLYQVESDTLKRYQQRREDLVLMLSNEKKRLHHSIDGIDKKSIEKLIKFLQNEIAELDKKLSEVIDESEELKEKVKILESVPGIGKCVAKKLISFLPELGNKNYSSNELSAIVGIAPYARDSGNKQGRRFIRGGRKIPRYALYMAVLAGKNGVKNGFQYLKALYDRLVNNFKPKKVAIVACMRKLLEVCHKLIQQKRCFVI